CGGACGTGATCTACTTCACGGGCTACTTCGCCGAGGGCGGCATCCTGGTGAAGCAGTCGCGCGAGCTGGGCATCACCGCCACGTTCATGGGCGGGGACGCCAACCAGGATCCGACGCTCATCGCCACGGCCGGCGACAAGGCGGAGGGCATGATCATCACGACGGCCCCGCTCCCGCAGTTCCTCACGGGCGCGCAGGACTTCGTCAACAACTACAAGAGCAAGTACAACCAGGATCCGGGGCCGTACTCGGTCTACGAGTACGACTGCGTGAAGGTCGTGGCCGACGCCATCCAGCGGGCGAACTCGACCGATCCTGAGAAGATCGTCGAAGCGCTCAAGCAGACCAAGGGGTACAAGGGCCTCACCGGCGACATCACCTTCAACGAGAAGGGCGACCGCACGGGCGAGCTCTACATCACGACGATCGTCAAGGACGGCAAGTTCACGCCGTACAAGAAGTTCGAGAACGGCCAGTGGGTCGACATCCAGTGACCCGGCGGCGCAGCCGCGGGGAAGCCGCGGCGCGCCGGTCACAGCTGAAGATGCGGGTTGCGGCGGCGGCGGACGGCCGCCGCCGCGGCCTGTACGAGGGAGGTGTGGCATGGGCGCGTTCCTGCAGTTCCTCGTGAACGGGCTGACGGTCGGCTCCTTCTACGCGCTTGTCGCGCTGGGCTACACGATGATCTACGGCATCATCCGGCTGATCAACTTCGCGCACGGGGACATCTTCATGGTCGGCGCGTTCATCGGCTGGACGGCGCTCGCCGCCGTCGCCGCCTGGCACCTGCCGGCGATCGTCGCCCTGGCGGTCGTGCTGCTCGTGGCCATGCTGGCCACGGGGGCGCTGGGGCTCGTCATCGAACGCGTCGCGTATCAACCGCTTCTCAAGGCGCCGCGGTTGTCGATCCTCATCACGGCGTTGGGCGCGTCCCTCGCGCTGGAGAACGGCGTCATGCTGAAGTACGGCGCCGGATTTCAGACGTATCCGCACCTTCTGGCGGGGACCGGCTTCAACCTGGCGGGCGCCCAGGTGAAGTACGCGCAGATCGGCTTTTTCCTGCTCAGCTTGGCGCTCATGGCGGGGCTCTACCTTTTCGTGCACCGCACCCCGGTGGGCGCCGCGATGCGCGCGCTGGCCCTGGACCAGGACGCCGCGCGGCTCATGGGCATCCACGTCGAGGGCGTGATCATGCTCACGTTCTTTCTCGGCTCTGCGCTCGCGGCCGCGGCCGGCGTGATGTACGGGACGTACTACACGCAGATCAACTTCATGATGGGTTTCCTCCTGGGTTTGCGGGCGTTCACGGCCGCCGTGCTCGGCGGGATCGGCAACATCCCGGGCGCGATGGTCGGCGGGCTCCTGATCGGCCTTCTTGAGGCCTTCTCCAGCGGGTACGTTTCCGGACAGTGGAAGGACGTCATCGTGTTCGCGGTGCTGATTCTGGTGCTCGTCGTGAAGCCCACCGGGCTCTTCGGCGAGCGCGTGGTGGAAAGGATGTAGTCCCATGGCCGAT
The window above is part of the Clostridia bacterium genome. Proteins encoded here:
- a CDS encoding branched-chain amino acid ABC transporter permease, yielding MGAFLQFLVNGLTVGSFYALVALGYTMIYGIIRLINFAHGDIFMVGAFIGWTALAAVAAWHLPAIVALAVVLLVAMLATGALGLVIERVAYQPLLKAPRLSILITALGASLALENGVMLKYGAGFQTYPHLLAGTGFNLAGAQVKYAQIGFFLLSLALMAGLYLFVHRTPVGAAMRALALDQDAARLMGIHVEGVIMLTFFLGSALAAAAGVMYGTYYTQINFMMGFLLGLRAFTAAVLGGIGNIPGAMVGGLLIGLLEAFSSGYVSGQWKDVIVFAVLILVLVVKPTGLFGERVVERM